One segment of Neobacillus endophyticus DNA contains the following:
- the purK gene encoding 5-(carboxyamino)imidazole ribonucleotide synthase codes for MNHKTILPGATIGIIGGGQLGRMMALAAKSQGYRIAVLEPTEDSPCGQVADVEIIGAYNDRNAISSLAEISDVITYEFENIDADTLGWLIKKAYVPQGQELLTITQDRIKEKAAIQTAEVEVAPYEVINSTEELFFKIKDIGFPSVLKTARGGYDGKGQFVIRNELDLKASAVLLSGGACVLEKWISFEKEISVIVTRSLSGETAVLPVAENIHVENILHKTIVPARISYDIQAEAIKKATKIADSLKLVGTLAVEMFVAKDGEIYINELAPRPHNSGHYSIEACETSQFEQHVRAVCGLPLGSTDLLKPAVMVNLLGEHLESLYQEIPNVIDWKIHLYGKKEAKEKRKMGHVTLLRDSVEDALNEIEASSIWHTVKEKIGG; via the coding sequence TTGAATCATAAGACAATTTTACCTGGAGCAACCATTGGCATTATCGGAGGCGGACAGCTTGGAAGAATGATGGCGTTGGCGGCAAAATCACAAGGATACAGGATCGCTGTTTTAGAACCAACAGAAGATTCTCCTTGCGGCCAAGTAGCCGATGTGGAAATCATCGGGGCATATAACGACCGCAATGCAATTAGCAGTCTGGCAGAAATTAGTGATGTGATCACATATGAATTTGAAAATATTGATGCAGATACGTTAGGATGGCTTATAAAGAAAGCGTATGTGCCGCAGGGTCAGGAGCTTTTAACCATCACACAGGACCGGATAAAGGAAAAGGCCGCGATTCAAACAGCAGAAGTAGAGGTCGCACCATATGAAGTTATTAACAGTACTGAAGAATTATTTTTCAAAATAAAAGATATCGGTTTTCCTTCTGTCCTAAAAACAGCCCGCGGGGGTTATGATGGTAAAGGGCAATTTGTTATAAGAAATGAACTGGACTTAAAGGCGAGCGCTGTACTGTTATCCGGAGGTGCTTGTGTTTTAGAAAAATGGATTTCGTTTGAAAAAGAAATATCTGTCATTGTTACGCGCAGTTTAAGTGGTGAAACAGCTGTACTTCCAGTGGCTGAAAACATCCACGTAGAAAATATTTTGCATAAAACCATTGTTCCTGCGCGAATTTCATACGATATCCAAGCTGAAGCGATAAAGAAGGCAACGAAGATTGCTGATTCTCTTAAACTTGTTGGCACGTTGGCAGTAGAAATGTTTGTTGCCAAGGATGGGGAGATTTATATTAATGAGCTGGCACCGAGGCCGCATAATTCAGGACACTACTCCATTGAAGCTTGTGAGACCTCGCAGTTTGAGCAGCATGTCCGGGCCGTTTGTGGTTTGCCGTTAGGAAGTACAGATCTGTTAAAACCTGCGGTAATGGTCAACCTATTAGGAGAACATCTCGAATCACTTTATCAGGAAATACCCAACGTGATTGATTGGAAAATTCATTTGTATGGAAAAAAAGAAGCAAAAGAAAAGCGCAAGATGGGGCATGTAA
- the purE gene encoding 5-(carboxyamino)imidazole ribonucleotide mutase, which yields METLVGVIMGSKSDWETMKHACEILDQLEISYEKKVVSAHRTPDLMFTYAENARERGLKVIIAGAGGAAHLPGMVAAKTTLPVIGVPVQSKALNGLDSLLSIVQMPGGVPVATVAIGKAGAVNAGLLAVQILSIEDPEIAEKLDARRESIRNEVLESSDSLES from the coding sequence ATGGAAACATTAGTTGGTGTCATTATGGGAAGTAAGTCAGATTGGGAAACGATGAAGCATGCTTGTGAAATTTTGGATCAGCTTGAAATTTCCTATGAAAAAAAGGTTGTTTCTGCCCATCGGACCCCTGATTTGATGTTTACATATGCAGAGAATGCTAGAGAAAGAGGATTAAAGGTTATTATTGCAGGTGCTGGCGGGGCAGCCCATCTTCCGGGGATGGTTGCGGCTAAAACAACCTTGCCGGTAATCGGAGTTCCTGTTCAATCAAAGGCTTTAAATGGATTAGATTCCTTACTTTCAATTGTGCAAATGCCGGGCGGTGTGCCTGTTGCCACGGTAGCAATCGGCAAAGCGGGGGCCGTGAATGCCGGTTTATTGGCAGTACAAATTTTATCTATTGAAGACCCTGAAATAGCTGAAAAATTAGATGCAAGAAGAGAATCCATCAGAAATGAGGTCTTGGAAAGCAGTGATAGCCTTGAATCATAA